The Balearica regulorum gibbericeps isolate bBalReg1 chromosome 22, bBalReg1.pri, whole genome shotgun sequence genome includes a region encoding these proteins:
- the RAB42 gene encoding ras-related protein Rab-42 encodes MGTAPGPSQTPDPGGHYQFRVIVLGDAAVGKSSLLRCFAEGPGGGGGGAATPCPTVGVEFYSRTVPLPPAGKAKLQLWDTAGQERFRSITRSFYRSAAGVLLVFDLTNRASFEHVPEWYHEAAGDRPPAFVLVGHKCDLAAERAVSAEEAGHLAATLGMAFVETSARSNFNVELAFQTLAGGIQRALGPGGFIPHRGCGAVRLIPSRSRRQPPAQGEPRERCGC; translated from the exons ATGGGGACGGCACCGGGTCCCTCCCAGACCCCCGACCCTGGGGGACACTACCAGTTCCGTGTCATCGTGCTGGGGGATGCGGCCGTGGGGAAGTCGTCGCTGCTGCGCTGCTTCGCAgaggggccgggcggggggggtggcggggcggccaccccctgccccacggTTGGCGTGGAGTTCTACAGCCGCACTGTCCCGCTGCCGCCCGCCGGCAAGGCcaagctgcagctctgggacaCGGCCGGCCAGGAGAGGTTCAG GTCCATCACCAGGTCCTTCTACCGGAGCGCGGCGGGGGTGCTGCTGGTGTTCGACCTCACCAACCGGGCGTCCTTCGAGCACGTCCCCGAGTGGTACCACGAAGCCGCCGGGGACCGGCCCCCCGCCTTCGTCCTGGTGGGACACAAGTGTGACCTGGCGGCCGAGCGAGCCGTGTCGGCGGAGGAGGCCGGGCACCTGGCCGCCACGCTGGGCATGGCCTTCGTGGAGACCTCGGCCCGCAGCAACTTCAACGTGGAGCTGGCCTTCCAGACGCTGGCGGGGGGCATCCAGCGGGCGCTGGGGCCAGGGGGGTTCATCCCTCACCGGGGCTGCGGCGCCGTCAGGCTCATCCCCAGCCGGAgccgccgccagcccccggCGCAGGGGGAGCCCCGGGAGCGGTGCGGGTGctga